CTGGAAAATATTACAGGTGATGAAAAAACAGCACGGTGAATCCAAAGGAAATGCATATTTGGGGGACAGTTTCTTAAGGCAGCACAAAGAAGTATGCAGTACTTGACTAGGATCTCCCGGTTACTAAACGGCCATTTTTGTTGTTTATGGAGGTTATACAGGAACATAATTAGAGAAAACGCGCAAAAGTTAATTATATTTTCCTTTTACTGTCAACTTTATGCTGTTATAGAATCCCGCCATCATAGGTATTATTAACATTCATAACGAACATAAAGACGTATTAAATTGTAATGTAATTTATATGCCAGTAACATAGGATTTACCATCTTGTTTTTGATTCCCCTGCAGATATAACAGTCCTCGAATCATCACTGGACCTACTTATAGACTGAATCTTAAAACTCCACTCgattattaattttattaatattcaagCTTTTCTAGCTGGAAGCTGTCTTACATTGTATATCAGCATCAGCTTCCTGATATTTCCTAaaaaaaatctataaattcaCCTTGAGGACACCTGTTGTTTCTGTTGGAAAGGCAAATAAAAGATTAGTTTGTACTTGATTTATCATACTTAAAACTCCATTCTGTTAATTATCTTATGCTCCTCTCTTGCACAACATTGAACAAATTGATTTTTAAAGGCTAAATCTAAGGATTTACGCTATAATCTATAGCCTCGTGATTTGTGGGATCTCAAACTGCAGGTCACATTGATGAAAGTCTCCTCATTGCAAGGAATTGTAAGGCACCCCATTGGATGATCATAGCCAAACTCCTCTTCCGCTCGCCCTAACAATTTCTGGAACGCATGATGCCTCAGATATGATAATGGGACTATAAATTTCTTCCTTTCATTTTCTCCACGTAAACAGCAAAGTGGCCTTTTGGTACATTTCTACTTTTAAACCCTGGAAGGTGGATTGCCATGATATATGTATCTTACTTAGGTATGTAAATAAACGGAAGCTAGGCACGAACTTTCCAGGAACTACTCTTCAATATGATGTAGGGATTAACTTAGATTGAGTAAATGAGTTATTGGAGTGTATCTGCTTGTGTGTGCAAATATATAGTTGAGTGGCCATCAAGTCTAGACAATTAATCTGAAGGGATGCAAATGAGTATTTACAAAAAAATGATGGATCCAAAGAAATGTCATCATGTTTGAAGCTAATTCCAAAAGTACAAGAGTACCTAAAACTAATTCCAGAAAGTACAAGAGTACCTAAACTAATTCCAGAAAGTGACCTATATATCTATGTTATCCACATCGTTAATTTACAAAACAGAATTTATAAAAACATCTTGATAATCACCGTAAAAAGGAACTGTTAGTTAGTTATACATAGTTGTTTAAAATGCCAAAGTTGAAGTTTCAGTACTTGATACTGTGAAAGGAACTCTTAACTAGTTAGACATTAAAACCTAGGTTTCTCTGTTAGGTACAGCATGAATTTTGCATAGTTTGTAGAGATATATAGTTTAGATCAAGAATTAAACTGTATTGTCACTAGATTACAACTTGTATCGTTGTAAACCAACCAACAATGTATTCGTCATCTATGGAATGAGCATCTTAGGAGAGTTCCAGTCTTCCATTTCGTAGTAGACAAACATTCAAATTGCAGTGTGTTGGCAGGCGCAAAAATAAACAGCCTATGCAGTTATTTTTAATACCATACCATGTACTTAAACGGTTATCTTTAAAATGCATAGTATACATAACTGGCGTTTAACTTATTCCATTGTACTTCAAATAGCTGATTTTTTGATGATCAATCAAAGATCTGTAGCAGTGCTTAAATTAGTTATTTTTTGCTTCGCAAAGATTTTGCCATGTCCACATCTAAAGAACTGTAGCCGATCTTCTTTTTCAATCAGTTTAGCAGTACCATAAGGTAAGAAACAAAAGACTTGTCACTATTgcaaaatgaaatagaaacatTCAGCTATTAGGTAAGCCACTGACATAGCCAAGTTGTTCCAGTTTTTAGAATTATGTAACCGAATTTAATGACCAACTCATCAAAAACCCTACATAATTTATTATGTTGTTGTTAGGAGGCAGAACCATGTGTAACAAAATGCCAATGTATATTCTTAAATTGACTGTTTCAATACCTACGTAATCGCCTTAATGTTGAGTTGCAAAACAGAGCCATGTGCTTCATGTACTATTGTTCATCACTAACCCACAAGTAAGGTACTTGCACCACTCATGTTCTTGTCGAAATGTAATCCACTTACAAAGTGCATCTATATATACACTTGCAATTCATCTGATACTCATCCAAACTACTAAGCTCAACTATCTGAGATTTCTTCAATTATCAAGTCCTCAAGAGATCAATATTTCTTATTCATTCTTCAGATCTATGGCTATCCGTATGCCTCTTATTAACCAAGCTAAACAAATTCTTCGACGGTCTTCCTTCACTGCCAGGCACACAAGTTCTACAATGTCAGATGTACCAAAGGGTTATTTTGCAGTCTATGTTGGAGAACAAGAAAGGAAGCGATTTGTGATCCCCTTATCATTCTTAAATAAatcttcttttcagaacttgTTGAGTCAAGCAGAGGAAGAATATGGCTTTCATCATCCAAATGGTGGACTT
This Apium graveolens cultivar Ventura unplaced genomic scaffold, ASM990537v1 ctg7706, whole genome shotgun sequence DNA region includes the following protein-coding sequences:
- the LOC141704322 gene encoding auxin-induced protein 6B-like, whose amino-acid sequence is MAIRMPLINQAKQILRRSSFTARHTSSTMSDVPKGYFAVYVGEQERKRFVIPLSFLNKSSFQNLLSQAEEEYGFHHPNGGLTIPCREDIFLDLTSRLEGL